One uncultured Hyphomonas sp. genomic region harbors:
- a CDS encoding SDR family oxidoreductase: MSLFDLSGKVAVITGSSRGIGKAIAEAMADAGAKVTISSRKPGPCQEVADAINAKHGEGTAIAVPANISSKEDLQAMVDATNKAFGKIDICVCNAASNPYYGPMSGIEDDAFAKILQNNIISNNWLIQMCVPQMRERKDGAVIIVSSIGGLRGSPVIGAYNISKAADFQLARNLATELGVDNIRVNCIAPGLIKTDFAKALWDNPDTLKRSLAGTPLKRIGEPEEIAGAAVYLASKAGAYMTGQMMVVDGGATST; this comes from the coding sequence ATGAGCCTGTTCGACCTTTCCGGCAAAGTTGCCGTCATCACCGGATCTTCCCGCGGCATCGGCAAGGCCATCGCCGAAGCCATGGCAGATGCCGGCGCCAAAGTGACCATCTCGTCCCGCAAGCCCGGCCCGTGCCAGGAAGTGGCCGATGCAATCAACGCCAAGCATGGCGAGGGCACGGCCATCGCTGTCCCGGCCAACATCTCTTCCAAGGAAGACCTGCAGGCCATGGTGGACGCCACCAACAAGGCGTTCGGCAAGATCGACATCTGCGTCTGCAATGCTGCCTCGAACCCATATTACGGCCCGATGAGCGGCATCGAGGACGACGCCTTCGCCAAGATCCTGCAAAACAACATCATCTCCAACAACTGGCTGATCCAGATGTGCGTGCCGCAGATGCGCGAGCGCAAGGACGGCGCCGTGATCATCGTCTCGTCGATTGGCGGCCTGCGCGGCTCACCGGTGATCGGGGCCTACAACATCTCCAAAGCGGCAGACTTCCAGCTGGCCCGCAACCTCGCCACCGAACTGGGCGTCGACAATATCCGCGTGAACTGTATCGCACCGGGCCTGATCAAGACCGACTTTGCCAAGGCGCTGTGGGACAATCCAGACACGCTGAAGCGCAGCCTGGCCGGCACACCGCTGAAGCGGATCGGTGAACCGGAAGAGATTGCTGGCGCCGCCGTCTATCTCGCCTCGAAAGCCGGGGCCTATATGACCGGGCAGATGATGGTGGTCGATGGCGGGGCGACGTCTACCTGA
- the blaOXA gene encoding OXA-1090 family carbapenem-hydrolyzing class D beta-lactamase, with translation MVRALLRPLLAVSAVLLAACAMPVSGTAPHSIETSVEKAGVDPSRSAMLIVRLEDGATWSSGGDRVDQRFVTASTSKIPHTLIAIETGAVSGPDEWFEWDGQTRFVPAWNESQTLADAFRHSTVWIYQTITPRIGSEALHGWLEAFGYGNADTGAPEDLTTYWLRGPLRISAREQVGFLTRLVQRKLPLSARTYRLVLPVMLADEGEDWRLYAKTGWYSSDEAQDIGWYVGWLEQGSGAAPGTYVFAFDMDIETPETDIPKRPAAVRQALVDIGALPAP, from the coding sequence ATGGTCAGGGCATTGCTCCGGCCACTTCTGGCGGTATCGGCCGTTCTGCTTGCAGCGTGCGCAATGCCGGTGTCTGGTACTGCACCGCACAGCATTGAAACCTCTGTCGAAAAAGCAGGCGTGGACCCGTCGCGGTCCGCGATGCTCATCGTGCGGCTGGAAGATGGCGCGACCTGGTCCAGCGGCGGTGACCGGGTGGACCAGCGCTTCGTCACCGCCTCCACCTCCAAGATCCCGCATACGCTGATCGCCATCGAGACCGGAGCGGTTTCCGGCCCGGACGAATGGTTCGAGTGGGACGGGCAGACGCGGTTCGTGCCGGCCTGGAATGAGAGCCAGACGCTGGCCGATGCTTTCCGGCATTCGACCGTCTGGATCTACCAGACGATCACGCCGCGCATCGGCAGCGAGGCCCTGCATGGCTGGCTGGAAGCATTCGGCTACGGAAACGCCGACACAGGCGCGCCTGAGGACTTGACGACCTATTGGCTACGCGGCCCGCTCCGCATCTCGGCGCGCGAGCAGGTGGGCTTCCTGACGCGGCTGGTGCAGCGGAAGCTGCCGCTGTCGGCGCGCACCTACCGCCTTGTCCTGCCGGTCATGCTGGCGGACGAGGGCGAAGATTGGCGCCTTTACGCCAAAACCGGCTGGTACAGCAGCGATGAAGCGCAGGACATCGGCTGGTATGTCGGCTGGCTGGAGCAGGGCAGCGGGGCCGCGCCGGGCACCTATGTGTTCGCCTTCGACATGGATATCGAGACCCCGGAAACGGACATTCCGAAGCGTCCGGCGGCTGTGCGGCAGGCGCTTGTGGATATCGGGGCGCTGCCCGCGCCCTGA
- a CDS encoding DUF262 domain-containing HNH endonuclease family protein, whose product MDTAMDQNIDLGVRAQESSVRAIFAPGERLQMPPYQRSYSWETREANELLGDLIDSVKTGTPHFVGAIVLIHGAENGVLEIVDGQQRLTTLTILLAVLRDLEPDKARAAMLHALIADEARPMLGEGANWRLTLNHMDGPFFRESIQTPGATRNLDKEPGESESQARMVRNAAAFAKRIESMSDDTRRALADVVMNRCALVRVVVGEKDQGFKVFRVLNTRGKEPDAHDIIKTELFQRAKFTDEEASAYAERWSEHEAALGGSAFDDLLRQIRSIYDKSGRGELVSAFPKAVLSKVDPRTFLDEVLPRYVNAYQLITTGEVQDEPNATIVSDKLNQMRALDQSSWRAPALKFLVERGVSDPKAPEFFTRLERQAFIIMLVVTDRDQRNRRFNKVMDAITNDRTLFAKSGPLSVDRSDARKARERMLGRFATFAQRRAMALRLNAALEDGLTIPPESDATVEHVLPRNIHEDSHWLTVWPDPAKRREQCDTLGNFVLLTHKVNQKADRQDYRAKKDVYFNGGGGMDFALTRDLQDQHAWTADVVRKRTEMLVNILCEAWGI is encoded by the coding sequence ATGGACACTGCCATGGACCAGAATATCGACCTTGGAGTCCGGGCACAGGAAAGCTCCGTGCGGGCGATTTTTGCGCCGGGCGAACGGCTGCAGATGCCCCCCTACCAGCGCAGCTATTCCTGGGAGACACGGGAAGCCAACGAGCTGCTGGGGGATCTTATCGATTCCGTCAAAACGGGGACGCCGCACTTTGTCGGCGCCATCGTCCTGATCCATGGCGCGGAAAATGGCGTGCTTGAGATTGTCGACGGCCAGCAGCGGCTGACCACGCTGACCATCCTGCTCGCCGTGCTGCGCGACCTCGAACCGGACAAGGCCCGCGCCGCCATGCTGCATGCGCTGATCGCAGACGAGGCCCGGCCGATGCTGGGCGAAGGCGCAAACTGGCGGCTGACGCTGAACCATATGGACGGGCCGTTTTTCCGCGAATCCATCCAGACGCCGGGCGCGACGCGGAACCTGGACAAGGAACCGGGCGAAAGCGAAAGCCAGGCCCGCATGGTGCGCAACGCCGCCGCCTTTGCCAAACGTATCGAAAGCATGAGCGACGACACACGGCGTGCGCTCGCCGACGTCGTGATGAACCGCTGCGCGCTGGTCAGGGTCGTCGTGGGTGAAAAGGATCAGGGCTTCAAAGTGTTCCGCGTGCTCAACACGCGCGGCAAGGAACCGGACGCCCACGACATCATCAAGACCGAACTGTTCCAGCGGGCCAAATTCACCGATGAGGAAGCCAGCGCCTATGCCGAACGCTGGTCGGAGCATGAGGCGGCGCTGGGTGGATCCGCCTTTGACGACCTGCTGCGCCAGATCCGGTCCATCTACGACAAGTCCGGCCGGGGCGAACTGGTCTCGGCCTTCCCGAAAGCGGTGCTGTCCAAGGTCGATCCGCGGACCTTCCTGGACGAAGTGCTGCCGCGCTATGTCAACGCCTATCAGCTGATCACGACGGGCGAGGTGCAGGACGAGCCGAATGCAACGATCGTCAGCGACAAGCTGAACCAGATGCGCGCGCTGGATCAGAGCAGCTGGCGCGCACCGGCCCTCAAATTCCTGGTCGAACGCGGCGTTTCAGATCCGAAAGCGCCGGAATTCTTCACCCGCCTCGAACGCCAAGCCTTCATCATCATGCTCGTGGTCACCGACCGCGACCAGCGGAACCGGCGCTTCAACAAGGTGATGGACGCGATCACCAATGACCGCACCCTTTTCGCTAAAAGCGGACCGCTGTCGGTCGACCGCTCGGACGCGCGCAAGGCCCGCGAACGGATGCTCGGCCGGTTCGCCACCTTCGCCCAAAGGCGGGCGATGGCCCTCCGGCTGAATGCCGCCCTCGAAGACGGCCTGACCATCCCACCGGAATCCGACGCGACGGTGGAGCATGTCCTGCCGCGCAATATTCATGAGGACAGCCACTGGCTGACCGTCTGGCCGGACCCGGCGAAACGCCGCGAACAGTGCGACACGCTCGGCAATTTCGTGCTGCTGACCCACAAGGTGAACCAGAAAGCCGACCGGCAGGACTATCGCGCCAAGAAAGACGTCTACTTCAATGGCGGCGGCGGGATGGACTTCGCCCTGACCCGCGACCTGCAGGACCAGCATGCCTGGACGGCGGACGTGGTGCGCAAGCGGACCGAGATGCTGGTCAACATCCTCTGCGAAGCCTGGGGCATCTGA
- a CDS encoding PaaI family thioesterase — MSRTELSKQQQAFFDRLKSGEWELPPGIRNLGIRPDLWLKEVSYGRTLYEWPNEGDRDINDGRVFGGWVAGLSDHIVSMTMASALEDGEWFTTMELQTRILRPVPHGIITIEGRLVSRGRTTGLVEADWRDEKGRHLARITAAKAIREMTELRPDVASQLGKQQVQ, encoded by the coding sequence ATGAGCCGGACAGAGCTTTCGAAGCAACAGCAAGCCTTTTTCGACCGGCTGAAGAGCGGCGAATGGGAACTGCCCCCGGGCATCCGCAATCTCGGCATCCGCCCGGACCTGTGGCTGAAAGAGGTCAGCTATGGCCGCACGCTGTATGAGTGGCCGAACGAGGGCGACCGGGACATCAATGATGGCCGCGTCTTCGGCGGCTGGGTCGCGGGCCTTTCCGATCATATCGTCTCCATGACCATGGCCAGCGCGCTGGAAGACGGCGAATGGTTCACCACGATGGAACTGCAGACGCGTATCCTGCGCCCCGTGCCGCATGGCATCATCACGATCGAAGGCCGCCTCGTCAGCCGCGGCCGGACGACCGGTCTCGTCGAAGCCGACTGGCGCGACGAAAAAGGCCGCCACCTTGCCCGCATCACGGCTGCAAAGGCCATCCGTGAAATGACGGAACTCCGCCCGGATGTGGCCTCCCAGCTAGGGAAGCAACAGGTACAATGA
- the gyrA gene encoding DNA gyrase subunit A produces the protein MSDETTPPEDPETPENGGGGSAGLPDGIEPISIESELRSSYLDYAMSVIVSRALPDVRDGLKPVHRRILYAMQVNGNTPDKAYKKSANIVGAVMGNYHPHGDSAIYDALVRMAQPFSMGLPLVDGQGNFGSIDNDPPAAMRYTESRMMKAATHLLADIEKDTVDFQDTYDGSQQEPIVLPAQFPNLLVNGGGGIAVGMATNIPPHNLGEVVDATIAVIDDPEIDDDALCEIVPGPDFPTGGLIMGMSGSRKALLTGRGSVIVRAKTDIEEARNGRQAIIVTEIPYQVNKAAMITKIAELVREKRIEGIADLRDESDRHGIRVVIEVKKDASADVVLNQLYRFSQMQNSFPVNMLALNGGRPELMNLRKVLDCFVAFRQEVVVRRTKHDLNKARDRAHVLVGLAMAVANIDEVIRIIRHSPDPNTAREQLLAKAWPVMDMGPLLDLIADRRTRKGEGDTIYLSDEQARAILALQLSRLTGLGRDEIGNEAKGLSEKIADYLDILRSRPRIRDIIKAELAEVKEKFAVPRRSEFTAGGIDMEDEDLIEVEDMVVTVTHGGYVKRTPLSTYRTQHRGGKGRSGVSMKEDDFVVQLFSATTHTEMLFFSSAGMVYKEKVWRLPVGGPTSRGKALVNIFPLAADERIESVMPLPDDEESRNELDVMFATKTGNVRRNKLSEFIRVNRNGKIAMKLEEDADDGIVSVKICSEKDDILLTTALGQCIRFQVTDVRVFAGRNSTGVRGIRLADGDEVISMGILRHVDVTSEEARAYLKHAAAMRRAATGEEEEVSDDDDETTEEASLSTDRLAELGAAEEFVLTIADDGMGKRSSAYDYRVTGRGGKGLVAQNIWGRDKKKGPVKKVAQSFPVDDGDQVMLVTDGGQLIRTPVDQIRIAGRSTGGVWVLRTAEGERVVSVARLVEDAENVIEEGGGAE, from the coding sequence ATGAGTGACGAGACAACCCCTCCGGAAGATCCGGAAACCCCCGAAAATGGCGGTGGGGGCAGTGCCGGCCTGCCGGACGGGATTGAGCCCATTTCCATCGAATCGGAGCTGAGAAGCTCCTATCTCGACTATGCGATGAGCGTCATCGTCAGCCGGGCGCTGCCGGACGTGCGCGACGGGCTGAAGCCGGTCCACCGGCGCATCCTGTATGCGATGCAGGTGAACGGGAACACGCCGGACAAGGCCTACAAGAAATCCGCCAACATCGTCGGCGCCGTGATGGGTAACTACCACCCCCATGGCGACAGCGCGATCTATGACGCGCTCGTGCGGATGGCGCAGCCCTTCTCGATGGGGCTGCCGCTGGTCGACGGCCAGGGCAATTTCGGCTCGATCGACAACGATCCGCCGGCCGCCATGCGTTACACAGAATCCCGGATGATGAAGGCGGCGACGCACCTGCTGGCCGACATCGAGAAGGATACGGTCGACTTCCAGGACACCTATGACGGGTCCCAGCAGGAGCCCATTGTGCTCCCGGCCCAGTTCCCGAACCTTCTGGTCAATGGCGGCGGTGGCATCGCGGTCGGCATGGCGACGAACATCCCGCCGCACAATCTGGGTGAAGTGGTCGATGCGACGATTGCTGTGATCGACGACCCCGAAATCGATGACGATGCGCTGTGTGAAATCGTCCCCGGTCCGGATTTCCCGACCGGCGGCCTCATCATGGGCATGTCCGGGTCTCGCAAGGCCCTGCTGACGGGGCGCGGCAGCGTGATCGTCCGGGCCAAGACCGATATCGAAGAAGCCCGTAATGGACGCCAGGCCATTATCGTCACCGAAATTCCCTATCAGGTGAACAAGGCCGCGATGATCACCAAGATTGCCGAACTCGTGCGCGAGAAGCGGATCGAGGGGATTGCCGACCTGCGTGACGAATCCGACCGGCACGGTATCCGCGTCGTGATCGAGGTGAAGAAGGACGCCAGCGCCGACGTCGTGCTGAACCAGCTTTACCGTTTCAGCCAGATGCAGAACTCGTTCCCGGTGAACATGCTGGCGCTGAATGGCGGCCGGCCGGAACTGATGAATTTGCGCAAGGTGCTCGATTGCTTCGTTGCCTTCCGTCAGGAAGTCGTTGTCCGCCGCACCAAGCATGACCTGAACAAGGCGCGTGACCGCGCCCACGTCCTTGTCGGCCTTGCCATGGCCGTCGCCAATATCGACGAAGTCATTCGCATCATCCGCCACTCGCCTGACCCGAACACGGCCCGCGAACAGCTGCTCGCAAAGGCCTGGCCGGTCATGGATATGGGGCCGCTGCTGGACCTGATCGCAGACCGCCGCACCCGCAAGGGCGAGGGCGATACGATCTACCTGTCGGATGAGCAGGCCCGCGCCATTCTCGCGCTGCAACTGTCGCGCCTCACCGGTCTTGGCCGGGATGAGATCGGCAATGAAGCCAAGGGCCTGTCGGAAAAGATCGCCGACTATCTCGACATTCTCCGCTCCCGTCCGCGCATCCGCGACATCATCAAGGCGGAGCTGGCGGAAGTGAAAGAGAAGTTCGCCGTACCGCGCCGTTCGGAATTCACCGCCGGCGGCATCGACATGGAAGACGAGGACCTCATCGAGGTCGAAGACATGGTCGTCACGGTTACGCACGGCGGCTACGTCAAGCGGACGCCGCTCTCGACCTACCGGACCCAGCATCGCGGCGGCAAAGGCCGTTCCGGCGTGTCGATGAAGGAGGACGATTTCGTCGTCCAGCTCTTCTCGGCCACGACGCATACGGAGATGCTGTTCTTCTCGTCGGCCGGCATGGTCTACAAGGAGAAGGTGTGGCGCCTGCCGGTGGGCGGGCCGACCTCGCGCGGCAAGGCGCTGGTCAACATCTTCCCGCTGGCTGCCGACGAGCGGATCGAGAGCGTCATGCCGCTGCCGGACGATGAAGAGTCCCGCAATGAGCTGGACGTCATGTTTGCAACCAAGACGGGCAATGTCCGCCGGAACAAGCTGTCAGAGTTCATCCGCGTCAACCGCAACGGCAAGATCGCGATGAAGCTGGAAGAAGATGCCGATGACGGCATTGTCAGCGTGAAGATCTGTTCCGAGAAGGATGACATCCTGCTGACCACGGCGCTCGGCCAGTGTATCCGTTTCCAGGTTACGGACGTGCGGGTCTTTGCGGGCCGCAACTCCACCGGTGTCCGCGGCATCCGCCTGGCAGATGGCGATGAAGTCATCTCCATGGGCATCCTGCGCCATGTGGACGTCACCTCGGAAGAGGCACGCGCCTATCTCAAGCACGCAGCGGCGATGCGCCGTGCGGCAACGGGTGAGGAAGAAGAGGTGTCCGACGATGACGACGAGACCACCGAAGAGGCCTCCCTCTCCACCGACCGCCTCGCCGAACTTGGCGCGGCAGAGGAGTTCGTCCTGACCATTGCCGATGACGGCATGGGCAAGCGCTCCTCGGCTTACGACTACCGCGTCACCGGCCGGGGCGGCAAAGGCCTTGTCGCGCAGAACATCTGGGGCCGCGACAAGAAGAAGGGTCCGGTCAAGAAAGTGGCCCAGTCCTTCCCGGTCGATGATGGTGACCAGGTCATGCTTGTCACCGATGGCGGCCAGCTGATCCGCACCCCGGTGGATCAGATCCGCATTGCCGGCCGGTCTACGGGCGGTGTCTGGGTGCTCCGTACGGCGGAAGGTGAGCGGGTTGTTTCGGTCGCTCGCCTTGTGGAAGACGCTGAAAACGTTATTGAGGAGGGCGGCGGCGCTGAGTAG
- the coaD gene encoding pantetheine-phosphate adenylyltransferase: MHRVGLYPGTFDPPTIGHIDIIGRARKLVDTLIIGVAINEAKKPLFSLEERVEMVRSECEKLNGPGLADIKVMPMHGLLMKFAEACGAQIIVRGLRAVQDFEYEFQMTAMNEQLNPDIETVFLMADVRHQAVASRLVKEIASLGGDITPFLTPDVKRALMEKYGK; this comes from the coding sequence ATGCACCGCGTAGGATTGTATCCGGGAACATTCGACCCCCCGACCATTGGCCATATCGACATCATTGGCCGGGCACGCAAACTGGTCGACACGCTCATCATTGGTGTGGCGATCAATGAAGCCAAGAAGCCCTTGTTTTCGCTGGAAGAACGCGTCGAAATGGTGCGCTCTGAATGTGAGAAACTGAACGGGCCGGGCCTGGCGGACATCAAGGTCATGCCGATGCACGGTCTGCTCATGAAATTCGCCGAAGCCTGCGGCGCGCAGATCATTGTGCGCGGCCTGCGGGCGGTTCAGGACTTCGAATACGAATTCCAGATGACCGCGATGAACGAGCAGCTCAATCCGGACATCGAGACGGTCTTCCTCATGGCCGATGTGCGCCATCAGGCTGTGGCATCGCGTCTCGTGAAGGAAATCGCCAGCCTCGGCGGCGACATCACGCCCTTCCTGACACCGGATGTGAAGCGCGCCCTGATGGAAAAGTACGGGAAGTAA
- a CDS encoding peptidylprolyl isomerase has protein sequence MTLAPLKFASLALAASALALSFAATAEDTAEAAPAAEMTLAQAKADPDNWRPVDPENLFIFDTTKGRVLIEAFPEVAPKHYKQFSTIIRSGDYDGTGFHRVIDDFMAQGGDIFALKGRDSGLPDIEGEFTFRRDPATMPLEATIGPEDTAKFGYIKGFPIGTQASFFAEMSVDGMVESYIPHCKGMVSTARTDDPNSANSQFFLMRGQAEHLDRKYTAWGRVVSGEDVVMAIKHGPDARDGHVDNPDILKSAKVAADLPEGERPEVWVERTDGPLFLASVADKDDIDVCSLPSVPAVVGE, from the coding sequence ATGACCCTGGCCCCCCTGAAATTTGCGTCCCTGGCCCTCGCGGCCTCCGCGCTGGCCCTGTCCTTTGCAGCAACCGCTGAAGACACTGCAGAAGCGGCGCCTGCGGCTGAAATGACGTTGGCACAGGCCAAGGCGGATCCGGACAATTGGCGCCCGGTCGATCCGGAGAACCTCTTCATCTTCGACACGACCAAAGGCCGCGTCCTGATCGAAGCGTTCCCGGAGGTCGCGCCGAAACACTACAAGCAGTTTTCCACCATCATCCGGTCCGGCGACTATGACGGCACCGGATTTCACCGCGTGATCGACGATTTCATGGCGCAGGGCGGTGATATTTTTGCGCTCAAGGGCCGCGACTCCGGTCTGCCAGATATTGAAGGCGAATTCACGTTCCGGCGCGACCCGGCAACGATGCCGCTGGAGGCCACGATTGGTCCGGAAGACACGGCGAAGTTCGGCTATATCAAGGGCTTCCCGATCGGGACCCAGGCGAGCTTCTTTGCGGAAATGTCGGTCGACGGCATGGTCGAAAGCTATATCCCGCACTGCAAGGGCATGGTCTCCACCGCCCGGACCGATGATCCGAATTCGGCCAATTCGCAATTCTTCCTGATGCGCGGCCAGGCAGAACACCTGGACCGCAAATACACGGCCTGGGGCCGGGTTGTGTCGGGCGAGGATGTGGTCATGGCCATCAAGCATGGCCCTGACGCCCGGGATGGCCATGTCGATAATCCGGATATCCTGAAATCGGCGAAGGTCGCAGCCGACCTGCCGGAAGGGGAGCGTCCCGAAGTCTGGGTCGAGCGGACCGACGGACCGCTTTTCCTGGCCAGCGTGGCAGACAAGGATGACATTGACGTTTGCTCTCTGCCGTCCGTGCCTGCGGTTGTTGGCGAGTAA
- the ssb gene encoding single-stranded DNA-binding protein, with amino-acid sequence MAGSVNKVILVGNVGQDPEVRQFQNGGQVASFSLATSETWKDKNTGERREKTEWHRIAVFSEGLVRVVQNYVKKGSKLYIEGQLETRKWQDKDGQDRYTTEVVLRGFNSTLTMLDSRGEGGGRSAGGDFGGYSQGGGGARQMSGPQESFASHDLDDEIPF; translated from the coding sequence ATGGCGGGATCGGTAAACAAGGTCATCCTCGTAGGAAATGTCGGGCAGGACCCTGAGGTGCGCCAGTTCCAGAACGGCGGACAGGTGGCCAGCTTCTCGCTCGCGACGTCTGAAACTTGGAAAGACAAGAACACAGGCGAGCGCCGCGAAAAAACCGAATGGCACCGGATCGCCGTGTTCAGCGAAGGCCTTGTCCGCGTGGTTCAGAACTACGTGAAAAAAGGCTCGAAACTGTATATCGAAGGCCAGCTTGAGACCCGCAAATGGCAGGACAAGGATGGCCAGGACCGCTACACGACCGAAGTTGTGCTGCGCGGCTTCAATTCCACGCTGACCATGCTCGACAGCCGCGGTGAAGGCGGCGGCCGGTCTGCCGGCGGGGATTTCGGCGGTTACTCGCAAGGTGGCGGCGGTGCCCGCCAGATGAGCGGCCCACAGGAAAGCTTTGCCAGCCACGATCTCGACGACGAGATCCCGTTCTAA
- a CDS encoding tRNA-binding protein, with product MHLIDTPENTPADEITFDDFRKVDIRIGTVLEAAPLEGARKPAIRMQIDFGSGVGVKKSSAQVTVHYSPDELVGKQVAAVVNFPPRQIGKFMSEVLTLGFADTDGAIVMFSPDKPVPNGARLA from the coding sequence ATGCATCTGATCGACACACCGGAAAACACCCCGGCAGACGAAATCACCTTTGACGACTTCCGCAAGGTCGATATCCGCATCGGCACCGTGCTGGAGGCTGCGCCACTGGAAGGTGCGCGCAAGCCTGCCATTCGTATGCAGATCGATTTCGGCTCGGGTGTCGGCGTGAAGAAAAGCTCCGCCCAGGTCACGGTGCATTATTCGCCGGACGAACTGGTCGGCAAACAGGTCGCCGCGGTGGTCAACTTCCCGCCGCGCCAGATCGGCAAATTCATGTCCGAAGTGCTGACGCTCGGTTTTGCCGACACCGACGGCGCCATCGTCATGTTCTCGCCTGACAAACCCGTCCCCAATGGAGCACGCCTCGCATGA
- the queA gene encoding tRNA preQ1(34) S-adenosylmethionine ribosyltransferase-isomerase QueA, whose translation MDLSQFQFDLPERLIALRPAEPQDSARLLVVHGDGRLEDAGVRDLPRYLNAGDVLVFNDTRVLPAALKGVRPARDEIGQDVACDVNLTERIDAANWRALARPGRRLKDGDTIVFAEGFTADITGHHEGGEIGLRFSLSGEALTAALDRHGAMPLPPYIARRRPADAKDRETYQTEFAGEDAASVAAPTAGLHFTPRLLSECDAAGLVRETVRLHVGLGTFKPLEEKQLEENRLHQEWRRLTPETAARLNAARASGQRVVPVGTTAMRTLESCVDTDGTLHPATGPTDIFLKPGDAVRGTDALVTNFHLPGSSLFMLVSALMGTEVMRAAYAHAIANEYRFYSYGDACLLLP comes from the coding sequence ATGGATCTGAGCCAATTTCAGTTTGACCTGCCCGAACGCCTGATCGCGCTGCGACCGGCAGAGCCGCAGGATTCCGCGCGCCTGCTGGTCGTGCACGGGGACGGGCGGCTGGAAGATGCCGGCGTGCGGGATTTGCCGCGCTATCTGAATGCAGGCGATGTGCTGGTCTTCAACGATACGCGGGTGTTGCCCGCCGCCCTGAAGGGCGTGCGTCCGGCGCGGGATGAGATCGGGCAGGATGTTGCCTGCGATGTGAACCTCACCGAGCGGATCGACGCCGCCAACTGGCGCGCGCTGGCCCGGCCGGGCAGGCGGCTGAAGGATGGTGATACGATCGTCTTTGCGGAAGGCTTCACGGCGGACATCACCGGCCATCATGAGGGCGGCGAGATCGGGCTCCGCTTCTCCCTTTCGGGCGAGGCGCTGACGGCGGCGCTCGACCGGCACGGCGCCATGCCGCTGCCGCCCTATATCGCCCGCCGCCGTCCGGCCGACGCGAAAGACCGCGAGACCTACCAGACTGAATTTGCAGGCGAAGATGCGGCCTCGGTCGCGGCGCCGACAGCTGGTTTGCACTTCACGCCGCGCCTCCTGTCAGAGTGCGATGCAGCGGGCCTCGTGCGCGAGACGGTGCGCCTGCATGTCGGCCTCGGCACGTTCAAGCCACTTGAAGAGAAGCAGCTGGAAGAGAACCGGCTGCATCAGGAATGGCGCCGCCTGACGCCGGAAACGGCCGCCCGTCTGAATGCGGCGCGTGCGTCCGGCCAACGCGTCGTGCCGGTCGGCACCACCGCCATGCGGACACTGGAGAGCTGTGTGGATACGGACGGAACCCTTCACCCGGCCACCGGCCCGACGGACATCTTCCTGAAGCCGGGCGATGCGGTGCGGGGCACGGATGCCCTGGTGACGAACTTTCACCTGCCAGGCTCCAGCCTGTTCATGCTCGTCTCGGCCCTGATGGGCACGGAGGTTATGCGTGCGGCCTACGCTCATGCCATCGCGAACGAGTACCGCTTTTATTCCTACGGCGACGCCTGCCTGCTTCTGCCTTAG